The DNA window TTAAAAACTGCTTATGAGATATTTCTTTCCTACGGATAttctgcaggagaaaaagggaaaaaaaaaaaggcagcataAAATGCATCGATCCAGGTCAGACTAGATCCTCTGCCGGGAGAACCGATCACCTCCTTTGAAGAGGAGAGATAGCAGGAGCcgtctggctgctgcagctgcagcacctaGCCCAAATGACTTGTTCCTTTCGGGCCGGACGATTTGAAACCTCTACAAGTTTGCCAGCAGCTCGGGCAGCGACTTCCGGCGTGACCCCGCGGCACACCCCAGCGCAGTGTGCCAAGCCCCAAAGCCGGGCTCGCCCCTCGTCCCCGGAGGGATGCTATGCGGGACAGCACAGACAAAGacctggggcagcagctccagcgtCGCGCCCTCCGCCAGCGGCAGCACTGCACGCAAGGGACCAGCGAGTATGGCCGACTGCTTGGTGAAGGGCAGGAGGCaccaatcccaaaccccactggAGCCCGGAGAGCCCCCTTTTGCTGTGGGGCGAAGGAGGTGCCCATCAGGGGTAACAAGCACGATATCTTGGCGTGCCACAGGCGGCAGAGCCAAGCACAGGGACAAAAGCTGGGCGGGAGGGACACGATGGATGCATGTGCTCCTCGTCCCTCTAAGCTGCCCCGCACCTCTGCCGCACCTACCGGAGAAGGGACCCCGGAACCAAACTCGTGTGTCCCTGCCTTCGCCCCACCGGTGACACCAGGTACTCGGGGAGGACCGGGCCTGGGGGCGGACAGCCGCGGGCTGGCCGCCTTTGGGGTTCCCACCCGAACACCGCTCAGACCCGCATCCCGAGCGATGGGTGCGTGTGCTCCTCCCCGAGCAGGGAGCCCTACCTGCCCCTTGACCAGGCTGGCGGCGAACTGCCTCATGACGGCCTCCACGGTGTAGGCGCTGGACCAGCCGCGGGGGGTGAGCAGCTCCATGCAGATGGCCCCGCCATCCAGGACGTAGCCGTTCTCCAGGCGGGGGCTAAGCACCCTCATGAAGGGCGGCGAGAAGGGAAAGTTGTCGGGGAAGGTGAGGTTGAGCAGGATGTACTCCGTGTTGGTCTCCTTCATGTCCTGCCACAGCACCGAGTCCTTGTCCACCTGGTGCAGCTTCACGTTCCAGTCGAAGAGGCTCTCGTCCACCAGCTCCACCGAGATGAAGCGGTCGCTGAGCCGCGCGatgtcctgcagctccttcatcAGCCGCCGGGTCCGCACCTGCGTGCAGTGCTGCTGCCGGCCCGCGGGCACCAGCGCCGCCGGCCCCGACCCGCACCCCGGGCCGGAGCCAGGGCCGGGCCGCTGCGCCGCCTCCTTGCCGGCGCCGGGCTCCTTGCCCACCTCCCGCGGCTTCTCCCGGCCGACTCCCGAGCGCGCCTGCTGCGGGGGCTGCTTGGCCGGCTCCGGCGCCTTCTTGTTCTTGTggcccccggggctgccctcgctgctgctgctgctgcagccgcCCCCGGGGGGGCCCTGCGGCTGCGGCttgttgctgctgttcttcTGGTTGCCTCTGCCGCGGAGTGAGgagccctgctggctgctgctgcggTGGTGATGGTGCTTGGGGTCCTCCGTGTCCCGGCTGTGCAGCCGGATCAGCCCGATTTTCCGCAGCAGAGTGGCCATGTTGTGCGCGGCTCTGCGATCCCTCCTGCTTCTGAGCACCGGTGGGGCTCTAGTGTCGTTATTATCAATTTAAAGCCCGGCTCGGCGGGTGTGCTGTTGGCGGGCGGGCGGCGAAGCGCCTCTCCACCGGTCCGGGCGCGGAGAGGCGGCGGTGCCGCCGCGGTGCCGGAGGATGCGCGGCCGCCGCTCAAACGCCTCCCCTGCCTAGAGCTGCGGCGGGCAGCATTGCCGCAGCGGGGCTGCTCCCGCGGACATCACGGCCCCGCCGCCGTGGCCATGATCCCGTGAAAAGGAAGGAGGGTGGTGGCGGGGGGGAAAGGTaggaaggcaaaaagaaaaaaaaaaatcccccagccTCCCGCACGGGAgagccccctccctccccccgcACAGCGGCGGCGAAACAGCCTGCGCTGCAGATGGCTTCCCCGGCACCTTCGGATCGCGCTCGGCCGAGCCAATccccggcggctcccggcgggccgggccccgcgccgCTCCGGGCGCCTCCCCCCGAGGCGGGCGGGGGGGTCGGAGCCCGCCCGCGCAGCCCCCACTGTGTCCGCGCCGGCCCGCAGCGCGCTCGGCCCTTTGTTCGGGGAGAGGGGCCGCCcgcccgggcagcgccgccacagccccgccgcgctccccgcgCTCCTGGCGGCACCGCCGCtgcggggctcggcggggcggcggccggCGGGCAGCGCGGGGACCGTCCCGTTCCGCTCCGCCCCGCGCTGCGgcagcggccccgccggccgggcgggccgggggcggtgACGGCGGGGAGGGGCGCCGGGACGGACCCGCGGGTGCGTGGGCAGGTGTTGCACACTtacgtgtgtgtgtgcgcgcgTGTGGGCGCCCACACGGCCGGGAAACGACACCGCGGCAGTTCCGCGCACGTGTGTGCACACGGACAGAGCCCGCACCTAACGCAGAGACACGACAGCTCTGTGGTCATGTGTAAGGACACGATGGCATGTAAGTGCATGTGCGTATATAGTTACACCTACCTGCCTAAACACGTATAATCACATATGTAATGTCTATAAAAATCGATATATAAACATGGTTAAAATAGTTGTAAGTGTATAacgtgtatatatatatgtgtgtatgtgtgcgtgtgtgtgtgtgcacgttTTGGTGTTTGTTGTGTTGGGAATGATGGGACCATCTTGCTTTCTTCAGTACAGCAGATATACATatcccatccctcccctctAGACCTAGTAGGTCTGCCGTCTTGGGACTCTCTGTAAcacaggaaggagcagctgcttcccagaaTCTCTGTTCCCATCATCTTCTTTACCTTCAgagactggaaaagaaaaaaaaaattacaagaaatgTTTTGGATTGAAGAATAGTGAAGGCAGGGCCCAAAGTGTGATTACATGTGTTGTACGGAGGATGTAAAGCAATAAGCAGTGTGTGTGCATAGCAGCATTATATTCCATAATACATTTCCCAGTGGAGGATCTGGAGGTGGATCTCCTCTTGCTCCCTGAAGAGTCCGTAGAGCAATGTCAGGAGATATTGGCACTGTTGACCTGTGTGTGGTAGCCAGTGCTTCTCCATCAGCCTGCtttgaacagagagaaaatgaagggCTGTGAGCAAACTGTCAGTGATGGCCTGGGAGGCCTAGGTGCCACAACACTGTCCTTGTTTGCTCCTGCCCTCTGTCCTGTTGACCTTGCCAATCCAAGTGTGATAACCCTTTGAGTTGCTCTGATCTTCTCCTGTGTGCAGATACCCAGCTGGGTCTTGCTAAATGCCCTGCCCCTGAGATCTGTATTGTGAAGTACTGTTGACAGAGTGTTTCCCTGGAGATCAGACATCCAGGTGAATGTGAAGTGGGTGGAGGCTGAAGTGTCAAAGATTGTTCTGTTCATCCAATATTCATCTTCTACCTTCTACATTTGCCTGAGCAGTTGAAGAAACCTCCAGTTTATAGGTTATTGGAAACTGTGTCTAAGCCTTCCCTTAGTAGCTTTCTGGTGTGGCAGAAATGCCACTCCCCTGAACTATTGATGGCCCATCCATGGAGCTGGgaaatttctgaaatgcagacaAACTGCATCCAGACATCTCGTGGTGTGTGATGCTTCCAGGAAACAAAGTAATCTGTGCTTCATCAGAAAGTGACTCCAGCAGGACTTGCAGGGCAAGAAGCTAAGGCAGACATGGAAAATTCTTATCAGCATATGGAACAGGGCACTGAGAAACCTGATGGGACAGCTTGGAAGACTGTTCCTGCTCTGGTGCAGCTTCAGTCCCCACGGGCAGTCAGGTGAAACAAGGTGCTCAGTGGTCACCTCTGGATGAATGCCTAGGGTAAGGCAGGGTGGTGTGGCACAGATGCAGAACTGAACCACACTGCCAACCAGCAATGTGAGCCTTTTTGTCAGCTACATTaatgttttaaactgaaaggtCTCTGCATGGTGTTCCTGTggcaggtggcagcaggagctgtgatCATTAATTTAACATTATGGAAGTTATTTACCTGTCTCTCATAACTGAGGTATCTACCTAGTGGTGAAGCCAAAATAAAAGAGCAAGGTCTCTGCAAAGGTGGGCCAGAGCCAAGCATCCCCTCTGTGGCCTTCTGAAATGGTACAAGATTAATGAAGAAATGATAAGAAAGTTGTTTCAGCGATGAGGAAGGTGTAATAGCTGTGCCTGGCCAAACAGGGTTCTGCTGCCACAGGGTGCTGCTCTGGTGGTGCTGAAAGTAGTGAAATTCATCACAGTTTGTGCCCATGCTGTCTGCAGGGTCAAAAAGCTGAAGTGATGGAACAAACTGTTCTTTTTCATACCCAGGCTTCCTCAGCAAGCAAGTTATTTGGTTAGTCCAGTATGGACTTTGGATGCCTTGAAGTCAAGTCTCCTGTAATAAATGAGCTGacactccattttcttcatgcaggAAAAAGCCAGATCTTTATTGTATGGGTTGTATTTTACAAGATTATCAGAAGGCACTGTGTCAGATCTAATTGGTTAACAATACATTCACATTGGTCAGTACATGACATTTTGCACATCTGTAGTTTACATACTTCTTCTACTGATTCTCCTTGGACAGATCTTATTGCTTATATAGGTGCACTTGTTTTTAACCCAAGGAATAGATTGTCGTTTTAATGAATTCTCATTCCAAGATTGTTTTTGCGTGGCAACTTGCGAAGTACTTAGCTGCACTTAGAAGAAGTAAGAGGCCAGCTATTAATTTAGCAGAGCAGGCCTGATTTTATGaggcctttcttttataatttctctACCTGTCTGTGACAAAGTCTTGAGGGAAAACAGGTAGTAAAACATCTTGCAGGGAAGACTTCCCCTTTATCTAGACTGTCCTTATCCACATATTccctgactgaaaaaaaaaaaaagatcaaatttGATCCATGATCTCCCTTTACACATTCCTATTAAATTTCTGTTCCTTAGTATCTTAAATACTAGAAACATATCTATTAACTTTGTTCATTATTATACCTTCTCACCAGTTGGCCAAGTGCAGGAGTCACACTGAACTCACCTGCCATCTACCAGACAAGGCTCTCCTGTTCTTGTCTTGGAACAGGACTGGTTGATCCACTTACAGGGCATAAAGACATCCTAGACTGATGCAATGACTTTCAAATTAGAGAGGCATCTGGGTATGCAAAACAGACTGAACTCTGGCAGATATTTCTCCTATATATTCAGTTGGAGAGCAGCTTTCAGGCTTATTAGTGACACAGGACAGCAAAGCTCAGGTCTGGCAGCAGCCCTCAGCTCCATGCGGAGCAGAGTGCAGTTGATGAAGAGCATCTCAGTCTCTTCTTGTGGTAGAGAAGCACCTGCCAATAGCTGGAGATTGAACTTCCACTGCAGTACCAATTTGATactggggctggcaggaaggtttttgttgtttgtttattttttctggtaGGATAATATTGGCCAgtggttttcttggttttgctgATTTGCAAAAAAAGAGTTACCTTTGGTTCAGCAAAAAGTTCATATGTGTATTGTTTACTTCCATTTAAATGCACCAGAATTTTAATGCCTAAATTAAACAAGTGCACAGAAGCATTTCTAGAATGATTAGGGGAACAAAAGTCCTATCTTTGTAGGagaattaaaagattttttcttgtttagtaTAGCTCAGCAAAGACTGAATAGGGCTGTGATAACacttaataaatatatttgagaaGTAAATGTCAGAGAGGGATATTGACTTCATCATATGATCAAATGGCAGTACAGTGAGTAATCCTGAATACAACTGCACTGGAAATCTAAAGGCTTCCAGGTATATGATGAAGGAAGCAATTGAATACTCTCCTGAGCACTGGAAGGAATAGCTTGCAGTCTGGTAGCAAGGAGCTTGAGAAGTTTCTGGGCATAATTGTACAACACAATAGAATAGGAAAATGcctgaagagagaaaattaagcTTATATTATGACTCCCTGGGCATCTGGTGTGTCAGTATCCCCAAGTGTGTGAGAAAATAGATTAGATGACTGTCAATTTGCATTATAATAATTCCATGCCTCAGGGCTTTCAGTGGAGTTgggaaagattttattttattcttcctgaTGCATGATTTATCCTCTACTGatatttttttgccttcctctgCAGGTCTGAAGATAAATTGTTATAGGTGGCATTAGAATCTTAGGGTTCATTTATCCTGCTGGTATACTCAGGATTAGGTCAGCCTCTAGGCCTGGAATTCTTTTGAAGGAGTTATTTACCTAGGTTGGCTTGGTAGGCTCCATTGATTTCATTGATTGATTTCATTTATATTGATTTCATTTATATTGATATCATCCATTGATTTCATTTATAGTACAGGACACAGCCTCCTTCCTAGAATCAAATGGACTTATATTTAGCTAATTCTTTGCCAATTTGCAAACACACTTTTTCAACAGGCAAGCTATTTATTAATCTCCCCATCTTTTGCCTGAATTGTCCTGTGCCCAGTATCTCACTGGGCACATTTGactgttcattttctgtttgcctCCTTTCATCCTCCAAAGTGACAACACCGTTTATTTTTAGAAGGACATTCAGAAGAAAGGCATTTTCAGCAACAAACAGCAAGGATGAAGAAAGACATAAAATTGTTCattcctgaaatatttaaacttaTAAAGGTATATGTGTGATTCCTACGTTCCTGTTAACACATCCTTTGAAATTACCTTCTCCTTGGTGTTGGAAGTCCATCTGGCAATGCTGATCTCTTTTACTGACTTAGATACTAACAACATCCTTGAGGTGACCTCCACTCAACAGACATGATAAGCCCAGCTAAATGCAGAGGATACCTGGGTAAATGAATAGCCATTGTATCACAGTAATAGCTTTTGAGAATGAGTGAGGTAAACAATAGCCATGGAGAATATGGTTGTCTGTCTGATTTTAAGTCTGCACAGCACTGGACATGCTTAGGAGAAGCTTTTTATGTTCAGGGTGTTCATGTCCATGTATTGCTACTTACTGACTAAAAGACATTTGCATCCAACAAGTATGAATCACAGAACTCTGTGTCAGAGGTGACCTtctcacatacacacacaagtatttttaaattcttgcaCTCATACACAAATTCAAGATGAGGCCAGTACAGGGCAGAAGTCACTCAAAAATTCTTCCCAAATAAAAGTACAATGCATGCTTTACCTTGTTCCACCTTCACCCTGGAATTTCAGAAACTTAGCCTCAAAAACCTAATGGTGCcgtgaaataatttttggatCCTGAAGTTTTTAAATAGCATCACAGACCTTTTGCTCTCCTGAAGTGACAGGAACATGATATAGTACAATGTACAAAGTGCTGAGGGACCAATGATAAGGAGTTTTTACATAAATCCAGAGAAGCAGACAAAGAATGAAGAGATAGAAAAAGAAGGATATGTTAGTAGAAGAGATTAAAAAGATGTGCTGCCAGAGTGATGCAGCTTTAAAAGAACAGGTTGATGTGACTGAAGATGGCACTCAGTGATGTATCTTGagtatttgtatttgtataaGGTGATATAAGATCACATTTGAATCCCAGAACAACACACACTCCTCTTTGATGCCAGCTCAACAGTTTTTCTTTGACTCCAGTCAATCCATTACTTTTACATTCCCTTAATTCTCAccatatttcattttcctctttacAGTGCACAGCCATAAGGTCACTTGCAATGCATTTATGGGCAATGAACTCTTCCTCCTTTATCCTAAAACCTTAACATCAGCCTGGTCATCACAACAGTGAGAGACATGTTTTAGCTTCTTGTTTCTCAGTGCCAATTACAAACCCCAAACTACTAAGCAAAAAATTCAAAAGGCATCAAAGGATTAGCAAAggaaagttcttttaaaaagattAGTTGCAAGGTTAGTGATAATGGCTCCGTTTCTATAAAATGAGGAGTGTGTATTTGCTTACTTTCATACAATGTCACCAGGAACTAAGATGAAGTCCTCACATTCTGATcttggagaagctgctgctgccaccagctggTAGTTCCCCGGTCCTTGGCTGGAGAGATGAGTACATAGCTTACACAAAAAACTCCCAGGGAGACAGGTGGACCCTCCTCCTGAGGGAGGTCACATCTACAGAATGTTATAGAAACATTGATCTAGtccaaaatacattttggaatatgaaaaaaatacctgtattatgtgtagatgtggcacttagggacatgggtTTGTGGCAGTTCTAGGTTAATGGTTGAACTCAATCATCTTAGAGATTTTTTCCAAcctgattctatgattctgtgtgaaCAGGGCCAACCGATGATAACATTCCCAGTCAGCAGTTATCCACAGGCATGGCTACAACAGCAAGCCTGCTGAATTCACAGCATCAGGCATGCCACACTGGTTCTTTCTATGATTAAATGACATCATGTGCTTCACCACTGAGGTTCAAGAAATAAAGTTTTTGGGTGGCAGCTCCATTTGAAGTAGAAATGACAGTTCCTTGCATGATTCATTGCTGCTTCTACAAAACCTATAAAAGGAGGAATATAGTGAACACTGAATACCATGTTCTTCATTGTATATCATGTGAAGAACAAATGGTTTGTCACCCTGTGGCTGCAGTCATAGGTGTAAAAGAAGGGATTTTGCCACGTGTGGGATCAGTGCAGGTCAGTGGTCCTTTGTACACATTAAGAGGCACATAGAGATGGTGGATTATCAGAATCTGCACACAGTTGTAGATCAGCTGCTGGGTTTATCATTAGCAAGCCAAAAAGATGAAGTCTTTTTTCTGTTAGATTTAGGAACAACAGGCACTTCCTCCTGCAATATCATCTACAAAAGAATGGTAGGAGCAAACCTGTGCTTGAGTCCTGGAAGCACTGGaagcagcccagctgctggcttGCTGTGCACTTTAGAGGGGGTTTGTCAGGGTTGGGATGATTGTACTGTAGAGCAAACCTCAGCTGGCTGATTCATATCTAGCTGTTCCTGTGAAAACTAATTTGTTACAATTAACTAAATTAGAAGAAATAAGTAACTTCTTTTGTTTCTAAAGAATACTTCTATATCTAGATTTATGAGACAGAAGATGACCCTGGACATCCTTGTTTCTAGACTGAAATATGgcaaatagaaacaaaaaatcttcTTGGGTCTAAGACATGCATTCAAAGTAGGTTAAATTAGGTCTGTTGTAGACCACAACTACAGCAGTGGTGATGGGTAGAGTTAAACACAACCTCTCAGCCATAGCTGGCTATTGCAGCAGAATCCCATGCAACAAGATTCATACATATTCTTGAACTGTTAGCCAGTGGTGgcatttgaaatgcattttgtggtaaatgaaatgcaaaagcataaaaattagtgaaaactggaaaagcaggatCTATCCAAGCTTTTAGGTAGagtgtgtttattttcagaagtgtctCATGAAGCTTGCCCAAGGACTCATCCTGCTACCTGTGGTACTCATCCAAGGAGGCTGTAACCAGATCTGACATTATGGTTCAGAGAGTGGAAAGGCTGCTGTCAATCCAGTAGCACCAGGGCCTTAAGCAGGCAGGGGACCAAACACCTCTTGAATCAGTTTAACTTACTTGATTTCCTCCTGTTCTGAGGACAGATGGTCCCTTCCTCTTCCATCAGCCTTTCTCTGGCATCAGGGCAGGCTGCTCCCTACCTATGCATGATCAGTCTTCTCTGCCATGGTCCCTAGGACACACAGtgtcttctgtttcttcagtaGATGCCTGCTAAGGTGAAAATCAGGGAAGATATATGAGCCCCAGCCACAACACCATGGTGAACTGTGCTCATATGGATTTTTTTACCTCCATCTCTAGTAACATTTTGTCCCATTCCAGAAGaactgccagggcaggagggccAACTGGCATTCCCTGGAGACGTGCTCTGAGGCTGTGTCTGAAGACCTGTGCTGGGTAGCAGAAAGGAGGCAGTAGGCATGGAAAAGAGCCAAACTATGGGGTCTGTGAGGTGATCATTGTGAGAATGGGCTTCTCCTGCTCTAGCTTTTCATCCTTCACAGTACAGAAAGCAGTCTGACAGCCTGTGCTACTAACTGTTTTGGAAAGTCAGGGACACTGAAGGACCATGAAAATAGTGTTTTTATTATATGATGATATTACATGGCACAGCCTGAGCCAGGGCTTGTGGAGACATGCAGGGACATGAGGCCTGTTGGAATAGCATTGGACTAATGGCCTGAGCACGACAAATCTGAGAAAACTCATCCATAGAGTTTGTAAAAAGAGGCCCCTCTGGCAGTCCCTTATGCCAGATTTAACCTGGAATTTGCCTCACATCAGGCTGTTCTAATCATTCCAAATTGAGTTTTGGAAGCAATATGACAGACCAGGTGATCTGTTTACAAGTGTGACTTTATCTGGCAATATTGCCAGCAGAATTCCCAGGGGACTGCTGCTGCCATAATTTAATAGTTGTGTTGATGGTCTGGAGGTAAATAAAActtgcaaataaaagaaaagcatacAGAAAGGCCATCAAAGTGATAGAGTGTGGAGGCAGATTGAATTGAATAGCTGTATTTGTGaaattaatgtgttttaataaaaataaattgtgaagTCATCCTTCTAGGAGCAAATCATGCAAGTTTTACATATTCCCTGTAAAAGGAAACATTAAAGGAAATTAGGGGTCACTATGTACCAGATCATCACAATCTGGTGGCATAGAGGAATCTTGTTGAATAGAGGAATTCTGCAGCCCTGTAGTGCGTAAATAGGAAGGGATAGGGAAGAGGCACAAGGCATGGGGGAACAGGGACCAACACCATTGTGGGGACCAATACTAGATTGAAATGTGCAGGtcactttcccttttctgctgatattgaaaaaaaattgaaacaccaaaaaagctgaaattcattaaagaaaaaaggtgtGAAGAGTTCAGTGTGTTTAATTTATCATTTAGAAGTCTGAGAGATGATTCAATCATTTGATTAAAGCACAGACTAGATATGTGTATTATCTATATTTAAACTAACTGGGCAATAAAGCATTTCTTCATCAAGTAGACAGAGGTGTGCAAAGAATCAATAGCTATAAATTAGAGTCTTCCTCAGGCAACTTCTGTAAATAAAAC is part of the Vidua chalybeata isolate OUT-0048 chromosome 1, bVidCha1 merged haplotype, whole genome shotgun sequence genome and encodes:
- the UBE2QL1 gene encoding ubiquitin-conjugating enzyme E2Q-like protein 1, which codes for MATLLRKIGLIRLHSRDTEDPKHHHHRSSSQQGSSLRGRGNQKNSSNKPQPQGPPGGGCSSSSSEGSPGGHKNKKAPEPAKQPPQQARSGVGREKPREVGKEPGAGKEAAQRPGPGSGPGCGSGPAALVPAGRQQHCTQVRTRRLMKELQDIARLSDRFISVELVDESLFDWNVKLHQVDKDSVLWQDMKETNTEYILLNLTFPDNFPFSPPFMRVLSPRLENGYVLDGGAICMELLTPRGWSSAYTVEAVMRQFAASLVKGQGRICRKAGKSKKSFSRKEAEATFKSLVKTHEKYGWVTPPVSDG